From one Astatotilapia calliptera chromosome 10, fAstCal1.2, whole genome shotgun sequence genomic stretch:
- the LOC113030812 gene encoding histone acetyltransferase KAT5 isoform X2: protein MTKMADNSSSVEIVEGCRLPVLRKNQEHEDEWPLAEILSVKEVSSRKLYYVHYIDFNKRLDEWVTTERLDMKKLQFPKKDAKTPTKNGLSGSRPSSPERDREREREREREREREREREVRKSLDLNVQTATAPSRGKTLPTPKRKVEPAPVAPQVPPVIPVPSLPSSAEATQAAVFPAVRETPTFKSREDHELTTNGNARRLIPAPPGRKRKANCGGTDEMIKVLQYNKPQSASVFLPPPEDSQDSSDGIPSAPRMTGSLVSDRSHDDIVTRMKNIECIELGRHRLKPWYFSPYPQELTSLPILYLCEFCLKYLKSLKCLQRHLTKCNLRHPPGNEIYRKGTISFFEIDGRKNKNYSQNLCLLAKCFLDHKTLYYDTDPFLFYVMTEYDSKGFHIVGYFSKEKESTEDYNVACILTLPPYQRRGYGKLLIEFSYELSKVEGKTGTPEKPLSDLGLLSYRSYWSQTILEILMDLKPDNGERPQITINEISEITSVKKEDVISTLQYLNLINYYKGQYILTLSEDIVEGHERAMQKRHLRIDPKCLHFTPKDWSKRGKW from the exons ATGACGAAAATGGCGGACAACTCATCTTCG GTCGAGATTGTGGAGGGCTGTCGCCTCCCGGTTCTTCGTAAAAACCAAGAACACGAAGACGAATGGC CACTGGCTGAAATCCTGAGTGTGAAGGAAGTTTCTAGTAGAAAGCTCTACTATGTTCACTACATTGACT tcaaCAAACGTCTGGATGAGTGGGTCACAACAGAAAGGCTGGACATGAAGAAGCTTCAGTTCCCCAAGAAAGATGCTAAAACACCAACCAAGAACGGTCTTTCAGGTTCCCGTCCTAGTTCTccggagagagacagagaaagagagagagaaagagagcgagagagagagagagagagagagagagaagtg AGGAAGAGTCTAGATCTCAACGTACAAACTGCCACAGCTCCTTCCAGAGGCAAAACCCTCCCCACGCCG AAGAGGAAAGTAGAGCCTGCCCCCGTGGCTCCTCAGGTACCCCCAGTCATCCCTGTGCCCTCCCTGCCAAGTTCAGCTGAAGCCACTCAGGCAGCTGTTTTTCCTGCCGTGAGAGAGACGCCCACCTTTAAGTCCCGTGAAGACCATGAGCTCACAACG AATGGCAACGCCCGACGACTCATCCCCGCTCCACctgggaggaaaagaaaagctaaTTGTGGGGGAACTGACGAG ATGATAAAGGTTTTGCAGTATAACAAGCCTCAAAGTGCCAGTGTCTTTCTACCACCACCAGAG GATTCCCAGGACAGCTCAGATGGCATTCCCTCTGCACCCCGCATGACAGGCAGTTTAGTGTCCGATCGCAGCCATGACGACATCGTCACCCGGATGAAGAACATTGAGTGTATAGAGCTGGGACGGCACAGACTGAAGCCTTGGTACTTCTCTCCATACCCACAGGAACTCACCTCGCTGCCCATCCTCTACCTCTGTGAATTCTGTCTCAAGTACCTCAAAAGCCTCAAGTGTCTTCAGAGGCATTTG accAAATGTAATCTAAGGCATCCTCCAGGCAATGAGATCTACCGCAAAGGCACCATCTCATTCTTTGAGATCGACGgcaggaaaaacaaa aACTATTCCCAGAACCTGTGTTTACTCGCAAAGTGTTTCCTCGACCACAAGACGTTGTATTACGACACAGACCCTTTCCTCTTCTACGTAATGACAGAGTACGACTCCAAAGGCTTCCATATAGTGGGCTACTTCTCTAAG GAAAAGGAATCAACTGAAGATTACAACGTTGCCTGCATCCTCACCTTGCCTCCTTACCAGCGAAGAGGTTACGGCAAACTGCTCATTGAGTTCA GTTATGAGCTGTCCAAAGTAGAAGGGAAGACGGGAACTCCCGAAAAGCCGCTTTCTGATCTCGGTCTCTTGTCCTATCGCTCTTACTGGTCCCAGACCATCTTGGAAATCCTTATGGACCTTAAACCAGACAATGGTGAAAGACCACAGATTACCATCAA TGAGATCAGTGAGATCACAAGTGTAAAGAAAGAAGATGTTATTTCAACACTTCAGTACCTCAACCTAATCAACTATTACAAG GGTCAGTACATTCTGACTCTGTCAGAGGACATTGTGGAGGGACACGAGAGAGCCATGCAGAAGCGGCACCTGCGCATAGATCCTAAATGCCTTCACTTCACTCCAAAGGACTGGAGCAAAAGGGGGAAGTGGTAG
- the LOC113030812 gene encoding histone acetyltransferase KAT5 isoform X1 gives MTKMADNSSSVEIVEGCRLPVLRKNQEHEDEWPLAEILSVKEVSSRKLYYVHYIDFNKRLDEWVTTERLDMKKLQFPKKDAKTPTKNGLSGSRPSSPERDREREREREREREREREREVRKSLDLNVQTATAPSRGKTLPTPVQKRKVEPAPVAPQVPPVIPVPSLPSSAEATQAAVFPAVRETPTFKSREDHELTTNGNARRLIPAPPGRKRKANCGGTDEMIKVLQYNKPQSASVFLPPPEDSQDSSDGIPSAPRMTGSLVSDRSHDDIVTRMKNIECIELGRHRLKPWYFSPYPQELTSLPILYLCEFCLKYLKSLKCLQRHLTKCNLRHPPGNEIYRKGTISFFEIDGRKNKNYSQNLCLLAKCFLDHKTLYYDTDPFLFYVMTEYDSKGFHIVGYFSKEKESTEDYNVACILTLPPYQRRGYGKLLIEFSYELSKVEGKTGTPEKPLSDLGLLSYRSYWSQTILEILMDLKPDNGERPQITINEISEITSVKKEDVISTLQYLNLINYYKGQYILTLSEDIVEGHERAMQKRHLRIDPKCLHFTPKDWSKRGKW, from the exons ATGACGAAAATGGCGGACAACTCATCTTCG GTCGAGATTGTGGAGGGCTGTCGCCTCCCGGTTCTTCGTAAAAACCAAGAACACGAAGACGAATGGC CACTGGCTGAAATCCTGAGTGTGAAGGAAGTTTCTAGTAGAAAGCTCTACTATGTTCACTACATTGACT tcaaCAAACGTCTGGATGAGTGGGTCACAACAGAAAGGCTGGACATGAAGAAGCTTCAGTTCCCCAAGAAAGATGCTAAAACACCAACCAAGAACGGTCTTTCAGGTTCCCGTCCTAGTTCTccggagagagacagagaaagagagagagaaagagagcgagagagagagagagagagagagagagaagtg AGGAAGAGTCTAGATCTCAACGTACAAACTGCCACAGCTCCTTCCAGAGGCAAAACCCTCCCCACGCCGGTACAA AAGAGGAAAGTAGAGCCTGCCCCCGTGGCTCCTCAGGTACCCCCAGTCATCCCTGTGCCCTCCCTGCCAAGTTCAGCTGAAGCCACTCAGGCAGCTGTTTTTCCTGCCGTGAGAGAGACGCCCACCTTTAAGTCCCGTGAAGACCATGAGCTCACAACG AATGGCAACGCCCGACGACTCATCCCCGCTCCACctgggaggaaaagaaaagctaaTTGTGGGGGAACTGACGAG ATGATAAAGGTTTTGCAGTATAACAAGCCTCAAAGTGCCAGTGTCTTTCTACCACCACCAGAG GATTCCCAGGACAGCTCAGATGGCATTCCCTCTGCACCCCGCATGACAGGCAGTTTAGTGTCCGATCGCAGCCATGACGACATCGTCACCCGGATGAAGAACATTGAGTGTATAGAGCTGGGACGGCACAGACTGAAGCCTTGGTACTTCTCTCCATACCCACAGGAACTCACCTCGCTGCCCATCCTCTACCTCTGTGAATTCTGTCTCAAGTACCTCAAAAGCCTCAAGTGTCTTCAGAGGCATTTG accAAATGTAATCTAAGGCATCCTCCAGGCAATGAGATCTACCGCAAAGGCACCATCTCATTCTTTGAGATCGACGgcaggaaaaacaaa aACTATTCCCAGAACCTGTGTTTACTCGCAAAGTGTTTCCTCGACCACAAGACGTTGTATTACGACACAGACCCTTTCCTCTTCTACGTAATGACAGAGTACGACTCCAAAGGCTTCCATATAGTGGGCTACTTCTCTAAG GAAAAGGAATCAACTGAAGATTACAACGTTGCCTGCATCCTCACCTTGCCTCCTTACCAGCGAAGAGGTTACGGCAAACTGCTCATTGAGTTCA GTTATGAGCTGTCCAAAGTAGAAGGGAAGACGGGAACTCCCGAAAAGCCGCTTTCTGATCTCGGTCTCTTGTCCTATCGCTCTTACTGGTCCCAGACCATCTTGGAAATCCTTATGGACCTTAAACCAGACAATGGTGAAAGACCACAGATTACCATCAA TGAGATCAGTGAGATCACAAGTGTAAAGAAAGAAGATGTTATTTCAACACTTCAGTACCTCAACCTAATCAACTATTACAAG GGTCAGTACATTCTGACTCTGTCAGAGGACATTGTGGAGGGACACGAGAGAGCCATGCAGAAGCGGCACCTGCGCATAGATCCTAAATGCCTTCACTTCACTCCAAAGGACTGGAGCAAAAGGGGGAAGTGGTAG